AGCAACCGTAGCCTTTGTGGGCTTACTTATTCCATTGCTGTATTTTAATATTAACGTGGTTTCGTGGGTGCTTGGCAAACCCAAACTATTACGTAGGTTTAAGAAAATCACCTCGGTATTTTATTTTTATAACAACGTACTGTTACTTAAAGTCTTTGTACTTGCAGTGCTGCGTTACGCCGTATTTTGCACCCAATTTATATTGCTTTTGCAGTTGTGCGGAGTGCAAATAACCCCAAGCCAAGGATTGCTTGCCGTACCTGTTATCTTTTTGGTGCAAACCGTAGTGCCCAGCAATGCCCTCAGCGATTTGGGCGTTCGCGGGGCGGCATCGGTTAGTTTTTTAAATTACTACAGCGATAACAACACAGGTATTTTAACTGCCGCCTACCTGCTTTGGGGCATCAATATTCTGTTGCCCGGATTACTTGGGGCTGCCTTTTTTGCTGTTTTTAAATACCGTAACGGGAATGGTTCTAATCAGTAGCATAGTTATACTTCTTACCGTATTTTATACAGTGCTGATGGGTGCCTACCGCAAGGGCTGGCGACAAATACCCGCGTTTGAGACAACCCAAACTGCACCTACCCTGTTTGTAACCGTTATTATCCCTGCCCGCAACGAGGCACAGAACATTGTACGCATACTTAATTGCCTGCAACGGCAAAATTATCCGATGGGTAGTTTTGAAATTATTTTGGCCGATGACCACTCTGACGACCAAACGGTGGTTGTAGCCAACTCATTAGGCATTGCCAACTTACGAATTATAGAATTGGCTCAAATACCCGGAAAACGGTATAAAAAAGCAGCTATTACCGAAGCTATAAAACAGGCCAAAGGTGAGATTATTGTTACTACGGATGCCGATTGCTCAATGAATGAATATTGGTTAAGTACCATCGTATCGTTTTTTGAACAAACGAACGCTGCACTGGCAAGCGGTCCGGTATTGTTTGATTGGGAAAAATCATTTTTTAAGTCCCCTGCTAATTTTTTACTTACCATACAGCAAGTTGAGTTTGCCGGTTTGGTAGGCATTGGCGGTGCGGCATTGCAATTAAAATTCCCCAATATGTGCAACGGAGCCAACTTGGCCTACCGCAGGCAGGTATTTGATGAAGTAGGCGGTTATATGGGCAATGACAACCTGTTATCAGGCGATGATGAGTTTTTAATGCACAAAGTATTTAGCCGCTATCCTGATAGAGTTCACTTTTTAAAGCACCCTTCCGCTATCGTAAAAACCCCGCCGTCGTTTACTTGGGGGCAATTTTGGGGGCAGCGGATGCGTTGGGTATCAAAAAGTACTAAATACAGCGATAAGCGCATTACTGCTGTGTTGGCAATGGCTTATGTATTTAATCTGTTAATTGTTGTCAATTTGATTGCTGGCTTTGCAAACCCTTTCTATTGGGTGCTTTTTGCCCTGCAACTGGCTGCCAAAATTATCATCGAGTACTATTTTTATACACCACTGCTCAACTTTTTCGGGCTACCGAAGTTGCGCAGGTACATTATACTTGCCGAGCCTTTTCACATAGGCTATGTGCTGGCCATTGGTATTTTGGGTAATTTTGGCACTTATAACTGGAAAGGGAGAAAACAATGAGTACCATGCCGCCCGTGCTGGAGAAGAAGATTTTAACATCGCTGCTGTTTACAGAGAGTTTTGAAACCATACTGGAAGAAACTAAGCAAAATGAGTTTTTGGTGGCAAATGTGCTAAAGTGGCTTATCACCCGCAGGTACGTAACTCCGATGAAATACAACGAGACCAAAAAAGACTACGAGCCCAGCTTTATATACGATAGCGATAATATGCGGGCATTCCATTACCGCATCACGGCTGAAGGGCTTAAGTTCATTGGTACAAAGTTCTGAACGCGGTATTCCCGATGGGGTATTTCAGGTTTCAAATCTATAATTTCATTACTTTGCAGTTGTGCAGGCAAAAAGCCCGTTTTATAAAAAGTTTGTAGCAAACAAACTGGCTGTGGCCGGTGCTGTATTTATTGCTGTTATCATACTAATGGCAACATTTGCCTATCTGTTTATACCTGATAAAACCACGTATGCCAATAGTATGCAGCTATCGCTGGCATTACAAAAACCCGGTTTTAGTACCCAATTTTTCAAAATCCCCCAAACCACTGAAAAAACAAGTTTTATCAGTCGTGTGTTTAATGGGACAGAAGAGGAACACCGACTTATCCCTTTAGAAAAATTTGAAGTGGTGGGCGACACCGTAGTTATCTACGAATACTTTGGGGTAGACGGCATACAAGGCCCAATTACCAAACTGGGCAAAAGCGACCTGCAATTACCCGATTTAAGCAAGGAAACCATCCAAAAGCTGTGCATTACCAACAATACTTATTTATTGGGTACTGACCGTTTTGGACGTGATATGTTTAGCCGAATGGTACTTGGTTCAAGGGTTTCATTGGCAGTGGGTTTGGTTTCGGTGGCCATCTCGTTACTAATTGGCATAGTTTTGGGCGGTATTGCAGGGTATTATGGTGGCAAAGCCGATGCGGCCATCATGTGGCTGATAAACGTAATATGGTCGTTGCCTACCTTGCTAATGGTAATAGCCGTTAGCGTGGCATTGGGCAAAGGCTTTTGGCAGATATTTATAGCAGTGGGGCTTACCATGTGGGTTGAAGTAGCCCGTGTAGTACGCGGACAGGTAATGGCTTTGAAGGAAAAAGACTTTATAAAGGCTGCCCAAATGTTGGGGTATACCGATATGCGTATTATTTTCAGGCATATTTTGCCCAACGTTACCGCCCCTGTGATAGTAATAGCCGCAGCCAATTTTGCATCGGCTATCTTGTTAGAAGCAGGGTTGAGTTTTTTGGGCATTGGCGTACAGCCGCCCATACCCAGTTGGGGCATGATGATAAAAGAACACTACGGCTACATTGTGCTTGATACTGCTTACCTTGCTATAGTGCCGGGAGTAGCCATTATGTTGCTGGTAATGGCATTTAATTTTGTAGGTAACGGATTGCGCGATGCGCTGGATGTGCGTATGAAAGGATAAATTTTATCAGGTTTTAAGTTGTAGAGGACATATATGAAGGTTTGGTTAGCTTTTTTTAAAAACAGGTGGTTGGCGCTGGGAGTATCGGTATTGATACTTTCGGTAGCTTATTACATTGATAACTACCGCCAAAAAGCTGAAAGCAATTATGAGGAGCTGACCCGAACCCTGCAAACCCATCTTCACGACAAAGAAAAAGGTATTGAAAAACTACTTGCCAACGACTCTTTTCTAAACAGTTTTATTAAAGACGGTTTTAGCCTTGAAGGAAGAAAAAGGCTGGATAAGCGCGATTTCTCCCTGATGGTGTATAAAGACACCTCGCTGGTGTTTTGGTCGGATAATGAGGCCGACCCTGACGTGGTGCGGGAAAAAAAATCGGAAGAGATTGATGTATTAAAAACCAACAACGGTTGGTACTTGCACAAAACCCGCAAAATTGGTCGTCATAGTTTTGTACTGTTATACCGTTTTTATACCCGTTACCAATACCAAAACCGTTACCTGCGCAGCAGTTTTGCAGACGGTGTGGGCATAAAAAACACCGCTGAAATATCGCCCAAGGCGGTACAGGATTTTGCCCCTGTAAAAAGTATTTACGGCAAAAAACTGTTCTATTTAGCTCTGCATCCCTACACGCATAACTCGTTTACTATTCCCGTGGTGGTGCTTACCCTGCTTGGGTTGTGGTTGTTCTTTATTTTCCTTTCCAACCAATACGAATGGTTTTTAGATAATGGCCGAACATTAGCAGGCACATTGTTTTTTGCCCTTGTACTTATACTGGTTAAAATACTTATTGTCGACTTAAAGTTCCCGTCGTTTCTGCAATCCAGCTTATTGTTCGATCCCGGAGTGTATGCCTCTTCGGGATTATTCTCCTCGTTGGGGGCCTTGCTGGTAAACGTGGTACTGCTGTTTGTGTTTGTATTTACGCTTTCAAAACAAATGGCCAGTGCAAAAGACGATGATAAACCGATTGTCGGAGGTATTAGCTCCTCGTTGCTGTTCATCCCTGCATTTTTTGTACTGATTGTTTTCACTGGGTTTATTATTAATATCATCCGTAGCCTTATTATCGATTCAAACATCCCGTTTGATATCGCCAACATATTCCATTTTACTTGGTTCAGTCTCATCGGCCTTTTGATTACATCGTTGCTAGTTTCCATCCATTTCTTTTCAAGCAGCATGGTGTATCACTTAATGAACAGGCTTAAACTAAGTAACAAAATGCTGCTTATAAACGCTGCGGCTTCTATAGCATGCTATGCGGTGTACCAACTGTTTTCAGGCCAATGGCAGCCCTCACTGCTGGTACAGGGGCCCGCTTATGCTTTTGCTATTATCATCGTTTTACAGCTTAGTAAAGATTTAAAAGTCGCCCAGCGTACGTTAGGCTATGTATTGGTAGTATCTGTGTTTGTAGCGTTACTTTTTTACCGGTTTAATATTGACAAGGAACACGAGATACGGAAGCTATACGCCATACAACTGAGCGACGCTAAAGATATTGAGGCTGAAAACACTTTTACGGATATTGAACACCAAATAGCTAACGACCCGCGTATTTTTAATTATTTCACCAACGCCATTTTCTCAAAACGCGACCTTGAAAAACACATCAATCAGTTGTATTTCACAGGGTATTTGGGCAAGTATGATGTAGAAATATTTGACTACGATACCATTGGCAACTTTTTCAGGGAGAACAATTATTACACTTACGAGTTTGTAAACACGCTGTATAACAGCCATTCGCAGCCTACCCTCAGCAATTATTTTTATTACATCGTATATCCTTCGGTGCAGTATTCATACATCGCCAAATACGATTATTGCGCAGGCAAGCACACTATGGGCAGTTTATTTATCCTGCTCAAACGTAAACTTACCCAAGACCCCAGTTTATTTACCCAACTGCTTTCGCAATCCAATTCTGATAACAAAACACCGCCCTACAATTACTCGTATGCCTTGTACCAGAACGATAAGTTGGTAAACAAGGGGGGCAAATACAGCTACAGCCTCAATTTTACATTTGATACTACTGAACGGAAAGAATTTGTAGTATCCGACGGGTATTCTCACCATATAAAGCACGAACCCAATAATTTAATTGTGGTAGTAAGCAAAAAGGTTGACAGTGTGCTGCAACCGCTGGCCGTGTTCTCTTTTTTGTTTTTAATGCTGCTGCTGTTTATTGCCCTGCTGTTTGCTTATAACGGCTTAGTAGTACTGATACGGGCAGGATTGGCGTATTACACGGGCAAATGGAAATCGCTGTACCGGCTGCATCATTTTGCACGGTGGTTAATCCCGATACGGCGTATGCGAGGACTGCTGTTCAGCACCCGTATCCAAGTTACCATCTTTTCGCTGGTATCGGCTATTTTGCTGCTTTCGGGCTATATCTTCCTCCGATACATTGATTATAAGTACACCGAGCGGCAGCGGGATAAGATGGTGCAAAAGATAAAATCGGTAAGCGGTGCTTTTGAAAACCGTGCACAGCTTGAAATGCAACTGATGCTGCCTACTGAATTAACGGCTTTTGTAAACCAAATCGGCGACTCTTACGAAACGGATATTAACTTTTACAATGTAGATGGGCAGTTGGTAACCTCTACCAAAAACAAAATTTACACCAGCGGTTTGGTGGGAAGGCAAATTCACCCCGAAGCCTTTGTAAAATTGCAAAAAGAGGCGCAGTCGTTTTATATCCACGATGAAAAAATAGGTTCGCTTAAATACATTTCAGCCTACGTGCCTGTGCTGGATGCTAAACACACGGTAATAGCCTACCTGAACCTGCCGTTTTTTACCAACGAAGCCGAGTTGAACGATGAGATTTCAGCCTTCTTTGTCAACTTTGTTAACCTATATATTCTTTTCTTCTTGGTGGCTGCATTGATAGCCTACCTAATCACCCAACGGGTAACCGCACCCCTTACCATCATTCAGAACAAACTTTCTAAACTAAGCCTTAGCAGTAAAAACGAGGTGATTGAATGGAAAGGCGATGATGAAATTGGCGAGCTGGTAGCACAGTACAATAAAATGCTGATAGCCCTTGAGGAAAGTGCAGGCAGGCTTGCACAAAGCGAGCGCGAAGGGGCTTGGCGTGAAATGGCCAAACAAATTGCCCACGAAATAAAAAACCCGCTTACTCCCATGAAACTCAGCGTGCAACATTTGCAGCGCGCTTGGGCTGCCAAGGGAGATAATTTAGAAGACACTTTTAAACGGGTAACACAGGTATTGATTGAGCAAATTGATAGTTTATCAAACCTTGCATCGGAGTTTTCGGCGTTTGCAAAAATGCCTGAACCTGTTTCTGAAAGGCTTGAACTAAATGAGTTGGTATTGCTTACGGCTACCTTGTACGAAACGACCGAAAACCTGTCGGTATCGTTTTTCCCCTTACCCGTAAAGGCATATATTAATGGGGATAAAGACCAGCTTTCGCGAGTGCTTACCAACATTATTACCAACGCAATACAAGCCATCCCCGAGGAGAACCAAGGCAAAATTGAAATCAGAATTGTGCACGAGGGGGATATTTATAAAATTGAGGTGAGCGACAACGGTAAAGGCATCCCCGATGATGAAGCTAACAAGGTATTTATTCCCAGTTTTAGTACAAAAAATTCAGGTATGGGATTG
The sequence above is drawn from the Bacteroidota bacterium genome and encodes:
- a CDS encoding glycosyltransferase, with the protein product MVLISSIVILLTVFYTVLMGAYRKGWRQIPAFETTQTAPTLFVTVIIPARNEAQNIVRILNCLQRQNYPMGSFEIILADDHSDDQTVVVANSLGIANLRIIELAQIPGKRYKKAAITEAIKQAKGEIIVTTDADCSMNEYWLSTIVSFFEQTNAALASGPVLFDWEKSFFKSPANFLLTIQQVEFAGLVGIGGAALQLKFPNMCNGANLAYRRQVFDEVGGYMGNDNLLSGDDEFLMHKVFSRYPDRVHFLKHPSAIVKTPPSFTWGQFWGQRMRWVSKSTKYSDKRITAVLAMAYVFNLLIVVNLIAGFANPFYWVLFALQLAAKIIIEYYFYTPLLNFFGLPKLRRYIILAEPFHIGYVLAIGILGNFGTYNWKGRKQ
- a CDS encoding HAMP domain-containing histidine kinase, whose amino-acid sequence is MKVWLAFFKNRWLALGVSVLILSVAYYIDNYRQKAESNYEELTRTLQTHLHDKEKGIEKLLANDSFLNSFIKDGFSLEGRKRLDKRDFSLMVYKDTSLVFWSDNEADPDVVREKKSEEIDVLKTNNGWYLHKTRKIGRHSFVLLYRFYTRYQYQNRYLRSSFADGVGIKNTAEISPKAVQDFAPVKSIYGKKLFYLALHPYTHNSFTIPVVVLTLLGLWLFFIFLSNQYEWFLDNGRTLAGTLFFALVLILVKILIVDLKFPSFLQSSLLFDPGVYASSGLFSSLGALLVNVVLLFVFVFTLSKQMASAKDDDKPIVGGISSSLLFIPAFFVLIVFTGFIINIIRSLIIDSNIPFDIANIFHFTWFSLIGLLITSLLVSIHFFSSSMVYHLMNRLKLSNKMLLINAAASIACYAVYQLFSGQWQPSLLVQGPAYAFAIIIVLQLSKDLKVAQRTLGYVLVVSVFVALLFYRFNIDKEHEIRKLYAIQLSDAKDIEAENTFTDIEHQIANDPRIFNYFTNAIFSKRDLEKHINQLYFTGYLGKYDVEIFDYDTIGNFFRENNYYTYEFVNTLYNSHSQPTLSNYFYYIVYPSVQYSYIAKYDYCAGKHTMGSLFILLKRKLTQDPSLFTQLLSQSNSDNKTPPYNYSYALYQNDKLVNKGGKYSYSLNFTFDTTERKEFVVSDGYSHHIKHEPNNLIVVVSKKVDSVLQPLAVFSFLFLMLLLFIALLFAYNGLVVLIRAGLAYYTGKWKSLYRLHHFARWLIPIRRMRGLLFSTRIQVTIFSLVSAILLLSGYIFLRYIDYKYTERQRDKMVQKIKSVSGAFENRAQLEMQLMLPTELTAFVNQIGDSYETDINFYNVDGQLVTSTKNKIYTSGLVGRQIHPEAFVKLQKEAQSFYIHDEKIGSLKYISAYVPVLDAKHTVIAYLNLPFFTNEAELNDEISAFFVNFVNLYILFFLVAALIAYLITQRVTAPLTIIQNKLSKLSLSSKNEVIEWKGDDEIGELVAQYNKMLIALEESAGRLAQSEREGAWREMAKQIAHEIKNPLTPMKLSVQHLQRAWAAKGDNLEDTFKRVTQVLIEQIDSLSNLASEFSAFAKMPEPVSERLELNELVLLTATLYETTENLSVSFFPLPVKAYINGDKDQLSRVLTNIITNAIQAIPEENQGKIEIRIVHEGDIYKIEVSDNGKGIPDDEANKVFIPSFSTKNSGMGLGLAISKKIVEGMGGKIYFVSQEGIGTTFFIELPKVEAPIE